Proteins from a genomic interval of Streptomyces fodineus:
- the atpB gene encoding F0F1 ATP synthase subunit A, whose product MSDNGCGFPAPGLQSFLFKPLVTVGGFEFNKVMLLALVTTVLVVAFFWAAFGKAKVVPGKLQMVGEAGYDFVRRGIVYETLGKREGEKYVPLMVSLFFFIWIMNVWSVIPLAQFPVSSVIAFPAVLAAIVYITWVALTFKKHGFVGFFKNVTGYDKSLGGVLPLVMVIEFFSNLLVRPFTHAVRLFANMFAGHLMLVMFTVASWYLLNSWMVPAAGVSFIMTMAMICFELFVQAVQAYVFVLLACSYIQGALAEHH is encoded by the coding sequence ATGTCCGACAACGGGTGTGGCTTCCCGGCCCCGGGCCTGCAGTCCTTCCTGTTCAAGCCGCTCGTCACGGTCGGGGGCTTCGAGTTCAACAAGGTGATGCTGCTCGCGCTCGTCACCACCGTGCTCGTCGTCGCTTTCTTCTGGGCCGCCTTCGGCAAGGCCAAGGTCGTCCCGGGCAAGCTCCAGATGGTCGGCGAGGCCGGCTACGACTTCGTGCGCCGCGGCATCGTGTACGAGACCCTCGGCAAGCGGGAGGGCGAGAAGTACGTCCCGCTCATGGTCTCGCTGTTCTTCTTCATCTGGATCATGAACGTCTGGTCCGTGATCCCGCTGGCACAGTTCCCGGTGTCCTCGGTCATCGCGTTCCCGGCGGTGCTCGCCGCGATCGTCTACATCACCTGGGTCGCGCTCACCTTCAAGAAGCACGGCTTCGTCGGCTTCTTCAAGAACGTCACGGGCTACGACAAGTCGCTGGGCGGCGTGCTGCCCCTCGTCATGGTCATCGAGTTCTTCTCGAACCTGCTGGTCCGCCCGTTCACGCACGCGGTGCGACTCTTCGCCAACATGTTCGCCGGTCACCTGATGCTGGTCATGTTCACCGTGGCCTCCTGGTACCTGCTGAACAGCTGGATGGTCCCGGCGGCCGGCGTGTCGTTCATCATGACCATGGCCATGATCTGCTTCGAGCTCTTCGTCCAGGCCGTCCAGG
- a CDS encoding MraY family glycosyltransferase: MREFLLTLLITAAVTYLVTGPVRKFAIVAGAMPEIRARDVHREPTPRLGGIAMFFGLCAGLLVASHLTNVGEIFKTSNEPRALLSGAALIWLIGVLDDKFEIDALIKLGGQMIAAGVMVVQGLTILWLPVPGVGIVALTSWQGTLLTVALVVITINAVNFVDGLDGLAAGMVAIASVAFFLYAYRIWYGYNIEAAAPATLFAACLVGMCLGFLPHNMHPARIFMGDSGSMLLGLVLAAAAVSLTGQVDPDAMRLFFQGSERETVQATVPVFVPLLLPLTVIAIPTADLVLAIVRRTWRGQSPFAADRGHLHHRLLEIGHSHSRAVLIMYFWSALIAFGALAYSVNSASMWIVLGVVFLSAVGLVLLLLPRFTPRVPVWAQRFVPPRYRPRRRTAGAAVPVEAAATEEAGERAPVHAGISGVNGATAIGPRSRFVDRR; the protein is encoded by the coding sequence GTGCGTGAATTTCTGCTGACGTTGCTCATCACGGCCGCGGTCACGTATCTGGTGACCGGGCCGGTGCGGAAGTTCGCCATCGTGGCCGGTGCCATGCCCGAGATCCGGGCCCGTGACGTCCACCGGGAGCCCACGCCCCGGCTCGGCGGTATCGCGATGTTCTTCGGGCTGTGCGCGGGTCTGCTCGTCGCCAGCCATCTGACGAACGTCGGCGAGATCTTCAAGACCTCCAACGAACCCCGGGCGCTGCTCTCCGGCGCCGCGCTCATCTGGCTCATCGGGGTCCTGGACGACAAGTTCGAGATCGACGCGCTGATCAAGCTGGGCGGCCAGATGATCGCCGCGGGCGTCATGGTCGTACAGGGCCTGACGATCCTGTGGCTGCCGGTGCCCGGCGTGGGCATCGTCGCGCTGACCTCGTGGCAGGGCACGCTGCTCACCGTCGCGTTGGTCGTGATCACCATCAACGCCGTGAACTTCGTCGACGGACTCGACGGCCTGGCGGCCGGCATGGTCGCCATCGCGTCCGTGGCCTTCTTCCTGTACGCGTACCGGATCTGGTACGGCTACAACATCGAGGCGGCCGCTCCCGCGACGCTCTTCGCCGCGTGCCTGGTCGGTATGTGCCTGGGCTTCCTGCCCCACAACATGCATCCCGCCCGCATCTTCATGGGCGACTCGGGCTCGATGCTGCTGGGCCTGGTGCTCGCCGCCGCGGCCGTCTCCCTCACCGGCCAGGTGGATCCGGACGCGATGCGGCTGTTCTTCCAGGGCAGCGAGCGGGAGACCGTGCAGGCCACCGTTCCGGTCTTCGTCCCCCTGCTGCTGCCGCTGACGGTCATCGCGATCCCGACGGCGGACCTGGTGCTCGCGATCGTCCGGCGCACCTGGCGCGGCCAGTCCCCGTTCGCCGCGGACCGCGGGCATCTGCACCACCGGCTGCTGGAGATCGGCCACTCGCACAGCCGGGCCGTGCTGATCATGTACTTCTGGTCGGCGCTGATCGCCTTCGGGGCGCTGGCGTACTCGGTCAACTCCGCCTCGATGTGGATCGTGCTCGGCGTGGTCTTCCTCAGCGCGGTCGGCCTGGTCCTGCTGCTGCTCCCGCGCTTCACGCCGCGGGTGCCGGTCTGGGCGCAGCGTTTCGTGCCGCCGCGCTACCGGCCGCGGCGCCGTACGGCCGGGGCGGCCGTGCCGGTGGAGGCCGCCGCGACGGAGGAGGCCGGGGAACGGGCCCCCGTCCACGCCGGGATCTCGGGCGTCAACGGCGCGACCGCGATCGGCCCTCGTTCGCGTTTCGTTGATCGTCGTTAG
- the glyA gene encoding serine hydroxymethyltransferase, translating into MSVTHTLETDVLRRQDPAMAEILLAEAARQSTTLQLIAAENFCSPAVLAALGSPLANKYAEGYPGARHHGGCEIVDVAERAAVDRAKELFGAEHANVQAHSGSSAVLAAYAALLRPGDTVLALGLHYGGHLTHGSPANFSGRWFDFVGYGVDAETGLIDHDQVRHLARNHRPKAIVCGSISYPRHIDYAFFREVADEVGAYLIADAAHPIGLVAGGAAPNPVPYADIVCATTHKVLRGPRGGMILCGSELAERVDRAVFPFTQGGAQMHTIAAKAVAFGEAATSAFTEYAHQVVANARVLAGHLAAEGLTVTTGGTDTHMITADPAPLGVDGRSARGRLAAAGIVLDCCALPHGDGRGLRLGTAAVTTQGMGEPQMVRIAALMAAVLRGATDPAGARDEVRLLTGDFPPYPE; encoded by the coding sequence ATGTCGGTCACCCATACCCTCGAGACCGACGTCCTGCGGCGTCAGGACCCGGCGATGGCCGAGATCCTGCTCGCGGAGGCGGCCCGGCAGTCCACGACCCTGCAGCTGATCGCCGCCGAGAACTTCTGCTCGCCGGCCGTGCTCGCCGCCCTCGGCTCGCCGCTCGCCAACAAGTACGCCGAGGGCTACCCCGGTGCCCGGCACCACGGCGGCTGCGAGATCGTCGACGTCGCCGAGCGCGCCGCCGTCGACCGCGCCAAGGAGCTGTTCGGCGCCGAGCACGCCAACGTCCAGGCCCACTCGGGCTCTTCGGCCGTCCTCGCCGCCTACGCCGCCCTGCTGCGCCCCGGCGACACCGTCCTCGCCCTCGGTCTGCACTACGGCGGCCACCTCACCCACGGCTCGCCCGCGAACTTCTCCGGCCGCTGGTTCGACTTCGTGGGGTACGGGGTGGACGCCGAGACCGGGCTCATCGATCACGACCAGGTACGTCACCTCGCCCGCAACCACCGGCCGAAGGCGATCGTGTGCGGGTCGATCTCCTACCCCCGGCACATCGACTACGCCTTCTTCCGCGAGGTCGCCGACGAGGTCGGGGCCTATCTGATCGCCGACGCCGCGCATCCCATCGGGCTGGTCGCCGGCGGGGCGGCGCCGAACCCGGTGCCGTACGCCGACATCGTGTGCGCGACCACCCACAAGGTGCTGCGCGGGCCGCGCGGCGGGATGATCCTGTGCGGCAGCGAGCTGGCCGAGCGCGTCGACCGGGCGGTGTTCCCCTTCACCCAGGGCGGCGCGCAGATGCACACGATCGCCGCGAAGGCGGTGGCGTTCGGCGAGGCGGCCACTTCGGCGTTCACCGAGTACGCCCATCAGGTGGTCGCCAACGCGCGGGTGCTCGCCGGTCACCTGGCCGCCGAGGGCCTGACCGTCACCACCGGCGGCACGGACACCCACATGATCACCGCCGACCCCGCCCCGCTCGGCGTGGACGGCCGCAGCGCACGCGGCCGGCTCGCCGCCGCCGGGATCGTCCTGGACTGCTGCGCGCTGCCGCACGGCGACGGCCGCGGCCTGCGCCTGGGTACGGCCGCGGTGACCACCCAGGGCATGGGGGAGCCGCAGATGGTGCGGATCGCGGCCCTGATGGCGGCGGTGCTGCGCGGCGCGACCGACCCGGCCGGGGCCCGGGACGAGGTGCGCTTGCTCACAGGTGACTTTCCGCCGTACCCGGAGTGA
- a CDS encoding protein-tyrosine-phosphatase — MTAPEAGRGIGMGERLAEETTTFGFPRDTFRILHVSTGNVCRSPITERLTRHFVAERLGVLGGGLIVESAGTWGHEGAPMEANAEAVLSEFGADASGFFGRELLDDHVIRADLVLTATRDHRAQVISMGHSAGLRTFTLKEFTRLVRAIDPATLPPLEDGVVMRARALVRAAAALRGWLLAPTAEADEVYDPYGAPLPFFRSIGDEIHQALDPVVTALTGVPARM; from the coding sequence TTGACGGCCCCTGAAGCGGGGCGTGGCATAGGAATGGGGGAGCGTCTCGCGGAGGAGACGACGACGTTCGGCTTTCCGCGCGACACCTTCCGCATCCTCCATGTCAGCACCGGGAATGTGTGCCGCTCGCCCATCACCGAGCGGCTGACCCGCCACTTCGTGGCGGAGCGGCTCGGCGTGCTCGGCGGCGGGCTGATCGTGGAGAGCGCGGGCACCTGGGGCCACGAGGGCGCCCCGATGGAGGCCAACGCGGAGGCCGTGCTGTCGGAGTTCGGCGCGGACGCCTCCGGGTTCTTCGGCCGGGAGCTGCTCGACGACCATGTGATCAGGGCCGACCTGGTGCTGACGGCCACCCGGGACCATCGGGCGCAGGTCATCTCGATGGGGCATTCGGCGGGCCTGCGCACGTTCACCCTGAAGGAGTTCACCCGCCTGGTCCGGGCGATAGACCCGGCCACGCTGCCGCCGCTGGAGGACGGCGTGGTCATGCGCGCCCGCGCGCTGGTGCGTGCGGCGGCGGCGCTGCGCGGGTGGCTGCTCGCGCCCACGGCGGAGGCGGACGAGGTGTACGACCCGTACGGGGCACCGCTTCCGTTCTTCCGGTCGATCGGGGACGAGATACATCAGGCGCTGGATCCGGTGGTGACGGCGCTGACCGGGGTTCCGGCGCGGATGTAG
- a CDS encoding L-threonylcarbamoyladenylate synthase produces MARRYDTNDATDRATGLREAASAVRRGELVVLPTDTVYGIGADAFSAEAVADLLAAKGRGRNMPTPVLIGSPNTLHGLVTDFSELAWELVDAFWPGALTLVAKHQPSLQWDLGDTRGTVAIRMPLHPVAIELLTEVGPMAVSSANLTGHPAPEDCDAAQNMLGDSVSVYLDGGPTPGNVPSSIVDVSRGVPLLLREGAISPEELRKVVPDLEVAN; encoded by the coding sequence ATGGCACGGCGATACGACACCAACGACGCGACCGACCGCGCGACGGGTCTGCGCGAGGCCGCGTCCGCCGTCCGCCGGGGCGAGCTGGTGGTGCTGCCGACCGACACGGTGTACGGCATCGGCGCCGACGCGTTCTCCGCGGAGGCGGTCGCCGACCTGCTCGCCGCCAAGGGCCGGGGCCGCAACATGCCCACCCCTGTCCTCATCGGCTCCCCGAACACCCTGCACGGCCTCGTCACGGACTTCTCCGAGCTGGCCTGGGAGCTCGTCGACGCGTTCTGGCCGGGCGCGCTGACGCTGGTCGCCAAGCACCAGCCGTCCCTCCAGTGGGACCTCGGCGACACCCGGGGCACGGTGGCCATCCGCATGCCGCTGCACCCCGTCGCGATCGAGCTGCTCACCGAGGTCGGCCCGATGGCCGTCTCCTCCGCCAACCTCACCGGCCACCCGGCGCCGGAGGACTGCGACGCCGCGCAGAACATGCTGGGCGACTCCGTCTCCGTCTACCTCGACGGCGGCCCGACCCCGGGCAACGTGCCGTCGTCCATCGTGGACGTCTCCCGCGGGGTGCCGCTGCTGCTGCGCGAGGGCGCGATCTCGCCGGAGGAGCTGCGCAAGGTCGTACCCGACCTCGAGGTGGCGAATTGA
- the prmC gene encoding peptide chain release factor N(5)-glutamine methyltransferase: MNLLLAEVAQATQRLADAGVPSPRTDAEELAAFVHGVKRGELHSVKDSDFDARYWEVIARREQREPLQHITGRAYFRYLELQVGPGVFVPRPETESVVGWAIDAVRAMDVVEPCIVDLCTGSGAIALALAQEVPRSRVHAVELSEDALVWTRKNVAGSRVDLRQGDALGAFPDLDGQVDLVISNPPYIPLTEWEYVAPEARDYDPELALFSGEDGLDLIRGIERTAHRLLRPGGVVVIEHADTQGGQVPWIFTEERGWADAADHPDLNNRPRFATARKALP; this comes from the coding sequence GTGAACCTGCTGCTCGCGGAGGTGGCCCAGGCCACCCAGCGGCTGGCCGACGCCGGCGTGCCCTCGCCGCGCACCGACGCGGAGGAGCTCGCCGCGTTCGTGCACGGCGTGAAGCGGGGCGAACTGCACTCCGTGAAGGACTCGGACTTCGACGCCCGGTACTGGGAGGTCATCGCCCGGCGCGAACAGCGCGAGCCGCTGCAGCACATCACCGGGCGGGCCTACTTCCGCTATCTGGAGCTCCAGGTCGGGCCGGGTGTCTTCGTGCCCCGGCCCGAGACCGAGTCCGTGGTCGGCTGGGCCATAGACGCCGTGCGCGCCATGGACGTCGTCGAGCCGTGCATCGTCGACCTGTGCACCGGCTCCGGCGCCATCGCGCTCGCCCTCGCCCAGGAGGTCCCGCGCTCCCGCGTGCACGCCGTGGAGCTGTCCGAGGACGCCCTTGTGTGGACCCGCAAGAACGTGGCGGGCTCCAGGGTGGACCTGCGGCAGGGCGATGCCCTCGGCGCCTTCCCGGACCTCGACGGCCAGGTCGACCTGGTCATCTCCAACCCGCCGTACATCCCGCTCACCGAGTGGGAGTACGTGGCTCCCGAGGCCCGTGACTACGACCCCGAGCTGGCGTTGTTCTCCGGCGAGGACGGCCTCGACCTGATCCGGGGCATCGAACGCACCGCGCACCGTCTCCTCCGGCCCGGCGGCGTCGTTGTGATCGAGCACGCCGACACCCAGGGCGGCCAGGTGCCGTGGATCTTCACCGAGGAGCGGGGCTGGGCCGACGCGGCCGACCACCCCGACCTCAACAACCGCCCCCGGTTCGCGACCGCCCGCAAGGCCCTGCCGTGA
- the prfA gene encoding peptide chain release factor 1, with the protein MFEAVDELVAEHADLEHKLADPSVHADQANARKLNKRYAELTPIVATYRSWKQTGDDIETAREFAADDPDFAAEVKDLEKQREELTERLRFLLIPRDPSDDKDVILEIKAGAGGDESALFAGDLLRMYLRYAERVGWKTEIIDATESELGGYKDVQVAVKARGQAEPGQGVWARLKYEGGVHRVQRVPATESQGRIHTSAAGVLVTPEAEEVDVEINANDLRIDVYRSSGPGGQSVNTTDSAVRITHIPTGVVASCQNEKSQLQNKEQALRILRSRLLAAAQEEAEREAADARRSQVRTVDRSEKIRTYNFPENRISDHRVGFKAYNLDQVLDGDLDSVIQACVDADSAAKLAAA; encoded by the coding sequence ATGTTCGAGGCAGTCGACGAACTCGTCGCCGAGCACGCCGATCTGGAGCACAAGCTCGCCGACCCGTCGGTCCACGCCGACCAGGCGAACGCGCGCAAGCTGAACAAGCGCTATGCCGAGCTGACCCCGATCGTCGCCACGTACCGCTCCTGGAAGCAGACCGGCGACGACATCGAGACCGCGCGCGAGTTCGCGGCCGACGACCCCGACTTCGCCGCCGAGGTCAAGGATCTGGAGAAGCAGCGCGAGGAGCTCACCGAGCGCCTGCGCTTCCTGCTGATCCCGCGCGACCCGAGTGACGACAAGGACGTCATTCTGGAGATCAAGGCGGGCGCCGGCGGTGACGAGTCCGCGCTCTTCGCGGGCGACCTGCTGCGCATGTACCTGCGCTACGCCGAGCGCGTCGGCTGGAAGACCGAGATCATCGACGCCACCGAGTCCGAGCTGGGCGGCTACAAGGACGTCCAGGTCGCGGTGAAGGCCCGCGGCCAGGCCGAGCCCGGCCAGGGCGTGTGGGCCCGGCTGAAGTACGAGGGCGGTGTGCACCGCGTGCAGCGTGTGCCGGCCACCGAGTCCCAGGGCCGTATCCACACCTCCGCCGCCGGTGTCCTCGTGACCCCGGAGGCCGAGGAGGTCGACGTCGAGATCAACGCGAACGACCTGCGTATCGACGTCTACCGGTCCTCCGGCCCGGGCGGCCAGTCGGTCAACACCACCGACTCCGCGGTGCGCATCACGCACATCCCGACCGGGGTCGTCGCCTCCTGCCAGAACGAGAAGAGCCAGCTGCAGAACAAGGAGCAGGCGCTGCGTATCCTGCGCTCCAGGCTGCTCGCCGCGGCGCAGGAGGAGGCCGAGCGGGAGGCCGCGGACGCCCGCCGCAGCCAGGTCCGCACGGTCGACCGCTCCGAGAAGATCCGCACCTACAACTTCCCGGAGAACCGCATCTCGGACCACCGCGTCGGCTTCAAGGCGTACAACCTGGACCAGGTCCTGGACGGCGACCTCGACTCGGTCATCCAGGCCTGCGTCGACGCCGACTCGGCGGCGAAGCTGGCAGCCGCGTAA
- the rpmE gene encoding 50S ribosomal protein L31 encodes MKRDIHPEYVETQVSCTCGASFTTRSTISSGTIRAEVCSECHPFYTGKQKILDTGGRVARFEARFGKAAAGSKK; translated from the coding sequence TTGAAGCGCGACATCCACCCCGAGTACGTCGAGACGCAGGTCAGCTGCACCTGTGGCGCGTCGTTCACCACCCGTAGCACGATCTCCAGCGGCACCATCCGCGCCGAGGTCTGCTCCGAGTGCCACCCGTTCTACACGGGCAAGCAGAAGATCCTCGACACCGGTGGCCGTGTGGCCCGCTTCGAGGCCCGCTTCGGCAAGGCTGCCGCCGGCTCCAAGAAGTAG
- a CDS encoding LCP family protein, with the protein MSAESTPEPVITEPGETGPRTPGKGRRRKARSRSRKALRATAWTAAGVVVLGGAGVGYVYFKLNGNIRSVDIDQALGNDRPSKIDNGSENILVLGSDTRSGSNKKLGGGTDDGSARSDTAMIVHVYEGHKKASVVSIPRDTLIDRPTCTDTKGTTHPAASGVMFNESYGTGGAACAVKTVESITGIRMDHYLEVDFAGFQKLIDDLGGVPVTTAKNIDDPQSHLTLQAGTHTLNGRQALGLVRTRHGVGDGSDLGRIQLQQAFVKALLNQVEHVGVFSNPKKLYDLADTATKTVTTDSDLGSVNSLTDFADGLKGIGSKNMAMITMPVRYDPANPNRVLMEKAKAQLVWDALKNDRPIPKSATTGTATGEAKGVVTD; encoded by the coding sequence GTGTCCGCCGAGAGCACGCCGGAGCCCGTCATAACCGAGCCGGGCGAGACCGGCCCCCGTACGCCGGGCAAGGGCCGCCGCCGCAAGGCCCGCAGCAGGAGCCGCAAGGCCCTGCGCGCCACGGCCTGGACGGCCGCCGGTGTGGTCGTGCTGGGCGGCGCCGGCGTCGGGTACGTGTACTTCAAGCTCAACGGCAACATCCGAAGCGTCGACATCGACCAGGCCCTCGGCAACGACCGCCCCTCGAAGATCGACAACGGCTCCGAGAACATCCTGGTCCTCGGCTCGGACACCCGCTCCGGCTCCAACAAGAAGCTCGGCGGCGGCACCGACGACGGCAGCGCCCGCTCCGACACGGCGATGATCGTCCACGTCTACGAGGGCCACAAGAAGGCCAGCGTGGTCTCCATCCCCCGGGACACCCTGATCGACCGCCCGACCTGCACGGACACCAAGGGCACCACGCACCCGGCCGCGTCCGGCGTGATGTTCAACGAGTCCTATGGCACCGGCGGCGCGGCCTGCGCGGTGAAGACCGTCGAGTCGATCACCGGTATCCGCATGGACCACTACCTGGAGGTCGACTTCGCGGGCTTCCAGAAGCTCATCGACGACCTCGGCGGCGTCCCCGTCACCACGGCGAAGAACATCGACGACCCGCAGAGCCACCTGACCCTCCAGGCCGGCACCCACACCCTGAACGGCCGGCAGGCCCTCGGCCTGGTCCGCACCCGGCACGGCGTGGGCGACGGCTCCGACCTGGGCCGCATCCAGCTCCAGCAGGCCTTCGTCAAGGCCCTGCTCAACCAGGTCGAGCACGTCGGCGTCTTCAGCAACCCGAAGAAGCTCTACGACCTCGCCGACACCGCGACCAAGACGGTCACCACCGACTCCGACCTCGGCTCGGTGAACTCCCTGACCGACTTCGCCGACGGCCTCAAGGGCATCGGCTCCAAGAACATGGCCATGATCACCATGCCGGTCCGGTACGACCCGGCGAACCCCAACCGGGTCCTGATGGAGAAGGCGAAGGCCCAGCTGGTGTGGGACGCCCTGAAGAACGACCGCCCGATCCCGAAGTCGGCGACGACAGGTACGGCCACAGGCGAAGCCAAGGGCGTGGTGACCGATTAA
- the rho gene encoding transcription termination factor Rho, whose product MSDTTDLMGARVEETAAAPATDASAPATGAGSRRRRGTGLEGMVLAELQQVASGLGIRGTARMRKSQLIEVIKEAQAAGGAAPKAETAAEAKPKRRATSKARTGESAESGESTAKKAEAKTEAPAEKAVAQQQIEIPGQPASDDAPTERRRRRATADAGSPAASSAETVAAEAKAEPKAETPAQPQAQGEATKGDAGDGEGRGRRDRRERGRDRDRDRRGKGDDQQGGQRQQQGQQQGGGRQDRQQQDDDDFEGGRRGRRGRYRDRRGRRGRDDIAEPQLAEDDVLIPVAGILDILDNYAFIRTSGYLPGPNDVYVSLAQVRKNGLRKGDHVTGAVRQPKEGERREKFNALVRLDSVNGMAPEHGRGRPEFNKLTPLYPQDRLRLETDPGVLTTRIIDLVSPIGKGQRGLIVAPPKTGKTMIMQAIANAITHNNPECHLMVVLVDERPEEVTDMQRSVKGEVISSTFDRPAEDHTTVAELAIERAKRLVELGHDVVVLLDSITRLGRAYNLAAPASGRILSGGVDSTALYPPKRFFGAARNIEDGGSLTILATALVDTGSRMDEVIFEEFKGTGNMELKLDRKLADKRIFPAVDVDASGTRKEEILLGAEELGIVWKLRRVLHALDQQQAIELLLDKMKQTKSNVEFLMQIQKTTPTPGNGD is encoded by the coding sequence GTGAGCGACACCACCGATCTGATGGGCGCACGTGTCGAGGAGACCGCTGCCGCGCCCGCCACGGACGCCTCCGCGCCTGCCACCGGTGCCGGCTCCCGGCGGCGCCGCGGTACCGGCCTCGAGGGCATGGTGCTGGCCGAGCTGCAGCAGGTCGCCTCGGGCCTCGGCATCAGGGGCACCGCGCGGATGCGCAAGAGCCAGCTGATCGAGGTCATCAAGGAGGCGCAGGCCGCCGGGGGTGCCGCCCCCAAGGCCGAGACCGCCGCCGAGGCCAAGCCGAAGCGCCGCGCCACCTCCAAGGCCCGCACCGGCGAGTCCGCCGAGAGCGGCGAGAGCACGGCGAAGAAGGCGGAGGCCAAGACCGAGGCGCCCGCCGAGAAGGCCGTGGCCCAGCAGCAGATCGAGATCCCCGGCCAGCCGGCCTCCGACGACGCCCCCACCGAGCGCCGTCGCCGCCGCGCCACCGCCGATGCGGGCAGTCCCGCCGCGAGCAGCGCCGAGACGGTCGCCGCCGAGGCCAAGGCCGAGCCCAAGGCCGAGACGCCCGCCCAGCCGCAGGCGCAGGGCGAGGCCACCAAGGGTGACGCCGGTGACGGCGAGGGCCGTGGCCGCCGCGACCGCCGCGAGCGCGGCCGTGACCGTGACCGCGACCGCCGGGGCAAGGGCGACGACCAGCAGGGCGGCCAGCGCCAGCAGCAGGGTCAGCAGCAGGGCGGCGGCCGTCAGGACCGCCAGCAGCAGGATGACGACGACTTCGAGGGCGGCCGTCGTGGCCGTCGTGGCCGCTACCGTGACCGCCGTGGCCGTCGTGGCCGCGACGACATCGCCGAGCCGCAGCTGGCCGAGGACGATGTCCTGATCCCCGTCGCGGGCATCCTCGACATCCTCGACAACTACGCCTTCATCCGGACCTCCGGCTACCTGCCGGGCCCGAACGACGTGTACGTCTCCCTCGCCCAGGTCCGCAAGAACGGCCTGCGCAAGGGCGACCACGTCACCGGTGCGGTCCGTCAGCCGAAGGAGGGCGAGCGCCGCGAGAAGTTCAACGCGCTGGTCCGCCTCGACTCCGTCAACGGCATGGCGCCCGAACACGGCCGTGGCCGCCCGGAGTTCAACAAGCTGACCCCGCTCTACCCGCAGGACCGCCTCCGCCTGGAGACGGACCCGGGCGTGCTCACCACCCGCATCATCGACCTGGTCTCGCCGATCGGTAAGGGCCAGCGCGGTCTGATCGTGGCCCCGCCGAAGACCGGCAAGACCATGATCATGCAGGCGATCGCCAACGCGATCACGCACAACAACCCCGAGTGCCACCTGATGGTCGTCCTCGTCGACGAGCGTCCGGAAGAGGTCACCGACATGCAGCGGTCGGTCAAGGGCGAGGTCATCTCCTCGACCTTCGACCGCCCGGCCGAGGACCACACCACGGTCGCCGAGCTCGCCATCGAGCGCGCCAAGCGTCTGGTGGAGCTGGGCCACGACGTGGTCGTCCTGCTGGACTCCATCACGCGTCTGGGCCGCGCCTACAACCTGGCGGCGCCGGCCTCCGGCCGCATCCTGTCCGGTGGTGTCGACTCCACCGCGCTGTACCCGCCGAAGCGGTTCTTCGGTGCGGCGCGCAACATCGAGGACGGCGGTTCGCTGACCATCCTGGCCACGGCTCTCGTGGACACCGGGTCCCGCATGGACGAGGTGATCTTCGAGGAGTTCAAGGGCACGGGCAACATGGAGCTGAAGCTCGACCGCAAGCTCGCGGACAAGCGGATCTTCCCGGCCGTGGACGTGGACGCCTCCGGTACCCGTAAGGAAGAGATCCTGCTCGGTGCCGAGGAGCTGGGCATCGTCTGGAAGCTGCGTCGTGTGCTGCACGCGCTCGACCAGCAGCAGGCGATCGAGCTGCTGCTCGACAAGATGAAGCAGACCAAGTCGAACGTCGAGTTCCTGATGCAGATTCAGAAGACGACGCCGACGCCGGGCAACGGAGACTGA